In Candidatus Binatia bacterium, the genomic window TGATTTGCAGGCTACATTCCACGCCTCGCCGGCGCGCTTAAAGCGGGCGGCGAACGCCGGATCCTGCATCTGTTCTTCGAGGTATCGATCGAAATTGCTTTTTTTCATCGCCTGCCTGAACATCTATGTGTTCTTTGCGCTTAGCTTACCTGCTGATCTTGAAGACTTCTGTTCCCTGATCTTCTGCTCCAGCCAGAGGTTAACGAGAGCATCGGAGGGTACCCCCTGTTTGCGGGCCACCGACTGAATTTTCTCGGACAGCCCCTTTTCGACGGGGTAGTAAGTCGCTTCGGGCTCGAGTACCACGTCGAATTTTACCTTTTTCGTCTTCTTCCAAAAATCACTCAAGTCGTGCTCATCCCAGAACTCTCCGGTCTCCGCGTACGAGCGCGCTTTAGAAATTGAACTTTTATTTTTTTTCATATCTTTTCCTTTCACTACCGGTCATGTTTCGCGCCGACAGGATTAAGGCTTGTTGACTCTTCTTGCGCACGAAAAAGACAACAAGATAACGACCTGCGCTCGTCTGACCCATCCCTGAATAGACATTCTCACCTTTTCGGTGGCCCTTTTCAACAAACCTAAAATGTGACGAACTCATTAGAACTTCTCGCACCTCTTCCTGCTCGACTCGGTGTTTGCGGCTGATCTTCTCGACGATCTCAGGCAACCAGATGATACCCGATATTTTCAAGAAGCCTCTCCTTTTTACTCACCACCTGAGTCACTCGCTCAAGTTGGCCTAGTTTCCGAGATCAGATCCCGTCAGTCATTCCTTTTTAGATTCGATATTCGTTCCACCCAGGTCATTCGCGATTTCGCGGAACTGTTCGAGGGCGGCTTCGAGATCTTCGACCCCTCGACGCGTTCCAGGGAATCGCCATGGGTCCTGGCTCGGGGTCGTCCTGAGCGAGGCTTAACGAGTCGAAGGACGACGATTTCCTGGGCGAGAACGTCGGGATCGGGAAGATATCAGAGTCTTCCAGGCTTTCGTCGCGGAGCCAGAAAAGCAGCCTGTCCCCGTATTTCCCTGTTTCCGTCGCCCTTAAGGACCGAGAGCATATGCTGGACGAACATCAGATCCGCTTTCTTCCCCTTCTCCGGCATCCAAACCGCGAAGCGTCCGGGATACTCGATGTCCTTCTTGATGTAGTTCTGACTGAACGGCGGGTTGGCAAGCACACGGTCATAGCGTTTCAGCTCGTTATTCTCGTCCTTGTGCTGGGGACGGCGGATGGTGTCCTCCTGGCGAATATCGGCGTCAGAGATGCCATGCAGGAGCATATTCATTTTGCAGATGGACCAGGTGGTGCCGATACTCTCCTGTCCGAGGAGTGATACGTCGCGCGGATCGCCGCCGCACTCGCGGATATAATCACGCGTCTGAATGAGCATGCCGCCGGAGCCACAGGTCGGATCGTACACACTCATGTGCGGCTGTGGGTCCACAATCTCGACGAGCGTGCGCACAACCTCGGCCGGCGTGTAGAATTCGCCGGCCTTTTTGCCGGCTGAGTCGGCGAACCACTTGATGAGTGACTCATAGGCGGCGCCGAGAAGATCGGGAAATTCGAAGTTCTCGTCGCGCAGCGGAATCTTTTCGAAATTCTGGATGAAGTTGAC contains:
- a CDS encoding BrnT family toxin, with amino-acid sequence MKISGIIWLPEIVEKISRKHRVEQEEVREVLMSSSHFRFVEKGHRKGENVYSGMGQTSAGRYLVVFFVRKKSQQALILSARNMTGSERKRYEKK
- a CDS encoding CopG family antitoxin; this encodes MKKNKSSISKARSYAETGEFWDEHDLSDFWKKTKKVKFDVVLEPEATYYPVEKGLSEKIQSVARKQGVPSDALVNLWLEQKIREQKSSRSAGKLSAKNT